From a region of the Candidatus Amarolinea dominans genome:
- a CDS encoding DNRLRE domain-containing protein: MVILQQGRAGYEGGGDAAIRADAPTANFGKEPLLAVQSGGRSAVLLRFDLPDLQGFAAVSKATLEIHARQRSASTRLFIAAYEVTQAWDPATVTWQEAAAGTAWGTPGGDKRQAPAATGVLLSDHIWYRLDITPLVQRWLSGQTPNFGLLIRATSDAPVRFDLASNEITTGALQPRLVLNYRPVTPTPTATDTATPTPTDTPTPTTTATPTPTATDTATPTPTATDTATPTPTDTATPTPTATDTATPTPTDAPTPTGTDTATPTPTATDTATPTPTDTATPTPTDTATPTPTDTATPTETTPTDTVTPLPIQPCQPLPIQPRRPRPIRPRRRRPPRLRQLRWRRPLPHPRPRRASSPCRRSRPLPAQPLRRPPLRPWRPPRPSPGCRPGSRSCGRTTARRSARPIKPMSPRICLRTAA, encoded by the coding sequence GTGGTGATCCTGCAGCAGGGGCGCGCCGGTTACGAGGGCGGCGGCGATGCGGCTATCCGGGCCGACGCACCCACGGCCAATTTCGGCAAAGAACCACTGCTGGCCGTGCAGTCCGGCGGCCGCTCGGCCGTGCTGCTGCGCTTTGACCTGCCCGATCTGCAGGGCTTCGCCGCTGTCTCTAAGGCCACGCTGGAGATTCACGCCCGTCAACGCTCGGCCAGCACGCGCCTCTTCATCGCGGCCTACGAGGTGACGCAGGCCTGGGATCCGGCCACAGTGACCTGGCAGGAGGCGGCCGCGGGCACCGCCTGGGGAACGCCCGGCGGCGACAAACGCCAGGCGCCGGCAGCCACCGGCGTGCTGCTCAGCGACCACATCTGGTACCGCCTGGACATCACGCCGCTCGTGCAGCGTTGGCTCAGCGGGCAGACGCCCAACTTCGGACTGCTGATCCGGGCCACCAGCGATGCCCCGGTGCGTTTCGATCTCGCCAGCAACGAGATCACCACGGGCGCCTTGCAGCCGCGCCTGGTGCTCAACTACCGCCCGGTGACGCCTACGCCGACGGCAACGGATACGGCCACCCCGACGCCGACCGACACGCCTACTCCGACCACCACGGCCACACCCACTCCGACGGCAACGGATACGGCCACCCCGACGCCGACCGCGACCGATACGGCTACGCCAACGCCGACCGATACGGCCACGCCAACGCCAACCGCAACGGATACGGCCACCCCGACGCCGACCGACGCGCCTACTCCGACCGGGACCGACACGGCTACGCCAACGCCGACGGCAACGGATACGGCCACCCCGACGCCGACCGACACGGCGACGCCCACGCCGACCGACACGGCGACGCCCACGCCGACCGACACGGCCACGCCGACCGAGACGACGCCGACCGACACGGTCACGCCGCTACCGATACAGCCATGCCAACCGCTACCGATACAGCCACGCCGACCGCGACCGATACGGCCACGCCGACGCCGACCGCCACGGCTACGCCAACTGCGCTGGCGACGCCCACTCCCACACCCACGGCCACGCCGGGCATCATCACCCTGCCGACGGTCACGCCCACTCCCGGCCCAACCCCTGCGCCGACCGCCCTTGCGCCCGTGGCGACCACCGCGCCCGTCGCCGGGATGCAGGCCAGGATCGAGATCGTGTGGCCGCACAACGGCGCGGCGGTCAGCCAGGCCGATCAAGCCAATGTCACCGCGTATCTGTTTGCGGACGGCAGCCTGA